A genomic stretch from Flavobacterium humidisoli includes:
- a CDS encoding MbnP family protein, translating to MQNLKKYLLLSVAALAFVSCSNDDDAPAANNVTLEFNNTFKDKTIVLGDATSTSASTNTSAVGQVHHFSEVKYVISNIRLIKDDGSEVPYNVNDLDKGATVIDQAKAASLSYVLSNVPSASYKQIKFGLGIKTEQNTLDQTRFPKFYAAAGANDTAMMWEWGTGYRFTKVEGFYDTDNKAMSIHTGSTVAGEEGAYKQGVNAYRDITLNLTANAIVGKNAPKIKIKADFDKLLSGKINTITLSTGTGMGDNATPNVHTAAQMVKFVDNLGGNGTNDITGMFSITSVEN from the coding sequence ATGCAAAATTTAAAAAAATACCTTTTATTATCAGTGGCCGCTTTGGCATTTGTTTCATGTTCAAACGATGACGATGCTCCAGCAGCAAACAATGTAACGTTGGAATTCAACAATACGTTTAAAGATAAAACAATTGTTTTGGGAGATGCAACTTCAACATCTGCGTCTACAAATACTTCAGCCGTAGGACAAGTGCATCATTTTTCTGAAGTAAAATATGTGATTAGTAATATTCGTCTAATAAAAGATGATGGAAGTGAAGTGCCTTACAACGTAAATGATTTAGACAAAGGTGCAACGGTAATAGATCAGGCAAAAGCGGCTTCATTAAGCTATGTTTTGAGCAATGTGCCTTCTGCGTCATACAAGCAGATTAAATTTGGTTTGGGTATTAAAACAGAACAAAATACACTAGACCAAACAAGATTTCCTAAGTTTTATGCAGCAGCTGGAGCCAACGACACGGCAATGATGTGGGAATGGGGTACAGGGTATCGTTTTACAAAAGTGGAAGGCTTTTATGATACAGACAATAAAGCCATGTCTATTCACACAGGAAGTACTGTTGCAGGAGAAGAAGGAGCATATAAGCAAGGTGTAAATGCATATAGAGATATTACGTTAAACCTTACTGCAAACGCAATTGTGGGTAAAAATGCTCCGAAAATTAAAATTAAAGCCGATTTCGACAAATTATTGAGCGGAAAAATCAATACCATTACTTTGTCTACAGGAACAGGAATGGGCGATAATGCGACTCCAAATGTTCATACTGCAGCGCAAATGGTAAAATTTGTAGATAATCTAGGAGGTAACGGAACAAACGACATTACAGGAATGTTTTCTATTACTAGTGTAGAAAACTAA